One window from the genome of Alnus glutinosa chromosome 13, dhAlnGlut1.1, whole genome shotgun sequence encodes:
- the LOC133854879 gene encoding peroxisomal acyl-coenzyme A oxidase 1-like, translated as MEIEMEGVDHLASERSKAQFDVEEMKVVWAGSRHALEVSDRISRLVASDPAFQKDNRSRLSRKELFKNTLKKAAHAWKRIIELRLSEEESSRLRFYVDEPAFTDLHWGMFVPAIKGQGTEEQLQKWLPLAYKMQIIGCYAQTELGHGSNVQGLETTATFDPQTDEFILHSPTLTSSKWWPGGLGKVSTHAVVYARLITDGQDYGVNGFIVQLRSLDDHLPLPGITVGDIGMKFGSGAYNTMDNGVLRFDHVRIPRDQMLMRVSQVTREGNFVQSNVPRQLVYGTMVYVRQTIVADASCALSRAVCIATRYSAIRRQFGSQNGGDETQVIDYKTQQSRLFPLLASAYAFRFVGEWLKWLYTDVTQRLQANDFSTLPEAHACTAGLKSLTTSATADGIEECRKLCGGHGYLCSSGLPELFAVYIPACTYEGDNIVLLLQVARSLMKTVSQLGSGKKPVGTTAYMGRVEQLMQCHCAVQRAEDWLKPSVILEAFEARSARMSVACAQSLANFANPEEGFLELSADLIEAAVAHCQLIVVSKFIEKLQQDIPGKGVKEQLEILCNIYALFLLHKHLGDFLKTGCISPKQASLANDQLRSLYSQVRPNAIALVDAFNYTDHFLGSVLGRYDGNVYPKLYEEAWKDPLNDSVVPDGYQEYIRPMLKQQLRNARL; from the exons ATGGAAATCGAAATGGAGGGCGTTGATCATCTGGCGAGCGAGAGGAGCAAGGCTCAGTTCGATGTGGAGGAGATGAAGGTCGTCTGGGCCGGCTCTCGCCACGCCTTGGAGGTCTCCGATCGCATTTCTCGCCTCGTCGCCAGCGATCCG GCCTTTCAAAAGGATAACAGGTCTAGGCTAAGCAGAAAGGAGTTATTTAAAAACACACTGAAAAAAGCGGCTCATGCGTGGAAACGGATCATTGAGCTTCGTCTTTCTG AGGAAGAGTCATCTAGGTTAAGGTTTTATGTGGATGAGCCTGCTTTTACGGATCTTCACTGG GGCATGTTTGTACCAGCTATTAAAGGACAGGGCACAGAGGAGCAGCTACAAAAGTGGTTGCCTTTGGCATACAAGATGCAAATAATTGGTTGCTATGCACAAACTGAGCTTGGTCATGGGTCCAATGTTCAAGGGCTTGAAACAACTGCAACATTTGATCCCCAAACAGACGAGTTCATTCTTCATAGTCCTACATTGACTTCAAGCAAA TGGTGGCCTGGTGGATTGGGTAAAGTTTCTACACATGCTGTTGTTTATGCACGTCTTATTACTGATGGCCAAGATTATGGTGTCAATG GTTTCATTGTTCAGCTGCGGAGTTTGGATGATCACTTACCTCTACCGGGTATAACTGTTGGTGATATTGGAATGAAATTTGGAAGTGGAGCATACAACACCATGGACAATGGTGTCTTGAGATTTGATCATGTTCGCATCCCAAGAGATCAAATGTTGATgag GGTTTCACAGGTTACAAGAGAAGGGAATTTTGTGCAATCCAATGTTCCAAGACAGCTTGTTTATGGTACCATGGTATACGTGCGACAAACAATTGTAGCTGATGCTTCCTGTGCTTTATCACGGGCAGTTTGTATTGCAACTAGGTATAGTGCTATTCGTAGGCAATTTGGCTCGCAAAATGGTGGTGATGAGACCCAG GTGATTGACTACAAAACTCAGCAAAGTAGACTCTTCCCTTTGCTGGCTTCTGCTTATGCTTTCAGATTTGTTGGTGAGTGGTTAAAATGGCTATATACGGATGTGACCCAAAGATTGCAAGCCAATGATTTCTCGACATTACCTGAGGCTCATGCATGCACTGCGGGTTTGAAGTCTCTGACAACTTCTGCAACTGCT GATGGAATTGAAGAATGTCGGAAATTATGTGGTGGCCATGGTTACCTATGTAGCAGTGGGCTACCTGAGTTATTTGCAGTTTACATCCCTGCCTGTACATATGAAGGAGACAACATTGTTCTGCTTTTACAG GTTGCGAGATCTCTTATGAAGACCGTTTCTCAGCTGGGGTCTGGGAAGAAGCCTGTTGGGACAACAGCTTACATGGGGAGAGTGGAACAGTTGATGCAATGTCACTGTGCCGTTCAAAGAG CTGAGGATTGGTTAAAGCCCAGTGTAATACTAGAGGCATTTGAAGCTAGGTCCGCAAGAATGTCTGTTGCCTGTGCTCAAAGCCTTGCCAATTTTGCAAATCCGGAAGAGG GATTTTTGGAACTCTCAGCTGACTTAATTGAGGCAGCAGTTGCTCATTGCCAATTAATTGTTGTTTCCAA GTTCATTGAGAAACTGCAACAAGACATACCTGGAAAGGGAGTGAAAGAACAGCTAGAGATCCTCTGCAACATATAtgctttgtttcttcttcacaaacatCTAGGTGATTTCCTCAAGACTGGCTGCATCTCTCCCAAGCAAGCTTCACTTGCAAATGATCAGCTAAGATCTCTATATTCCCAG GTCCGTCCTAATGCGATCGCCCTCGTTGATGCCTTTAACTACACCGACCACTTCCTTGGCTCAGTTCTTGGGCGATATGATGGTAATGTGTATCCAAAACTCTATGAGGAGGCATGGAAGGATCCTTTGAATGATTCAGTTGTGCCTGACGGCTATCAGGAATATATCCGGCCTATGCTGAAGCAACAGCTCCGTAATGCAAGACTTTGA